CTCAACTGTTCTTCTTATTAATTCAGCTAGCTGGGAAGCTTCCTCCTTATCCGAATCTCGGCATAAAATAATGAACTCTTCTCCCCCATAACGAATAAAAATATGTCGTTTATCCAGCTTAGTTCGAATAACTTCAGTAAATCTAATCAATACTTCATCACCTATATCATGTCCGTAAGTATCATTAATTCTTTTAAAAAAATCTATATCTATCATAAGCATAGACAATGGAGATGCATTATGACTACTGAGAGCAACTTCTTTTTCCAATGCTTCGTTAAATTTATTACGATTATAACATTTCGTTAAAGCATCAATCTGCGATTTTTGTGTAACAACGGCAATTTCATCTTGTAGGTTTAAAGCTAAGTCAGTCAATTCTTGTTCTTTTCTTACATTATAACTAAGGATTCTCAAAATAAAAAATGCAAATGCAAAAATCCCCAAAGGCGTTACATGCGTAACCCACGGAACAATTCTAAAATGGGCACCTAAACCATCATACAAAGCAGCTAATGGTAATCCCATTAATCCAATAAGTAACACTTTGCTGTCTTCGTTTCCACGATAAGCCGATACCGCCAATTGGTATGCTACATAGCTTTGTACAATTCCTCCACTAATATAAAATGGCGATAATAAGTAATTCATCGTACTTAATCCGATACATTCACCTATAATGGCAATTAAGGCTAACACTATGTAATATGCTACAACAAGTTTTATTTTTTTCTTCTTATTATCTTCAATGACTTCATAGACTGTTAAATTTAAAAAAATGGGCATACTATAGACAGAAAGAAGTAATAAATACCACCATATTACTGGAAAGTTAAGAAAAAGCAGCTTTGTATTTGATGCCGCGACGAGCCATAATGCAAAAAATGAGAAAAATATCATCGCATATACATGTAATTTATAATGTTTATGCATACTAAGGTAGTAACATATCATAATTAAAATCATAAAAATTGTTACCGGAAAAGCAACGACATACATAGCATCGTATTGAAATAGCCTTATTGTCTGACGAACGCTATCGTCCAACATCATTCTATCAAAAATCCCCAAACGATCAGGATAATTTGAATACATTTGAAATGTTAAATTTTTTCCTTCATATTCCTCTGGCAATGCGACCATATGCCAGCTCATTCCATAAGAAAAGCGTTTATACTGGAGATCTCCATATTGATAGATCATTTTTTTATCTAAATAAACACGAAAAGATTGTTCGGTTGTCGTAAAAAATAATAAGGGGCTAATATACTGCCCTTTGGGCAAAGTAGTCGTTAACCATACG
This genomic interval from Selenobaculum gibii contains the following:
- a CDS encoding GGDEF domain-containing protein; its protein translation is MRGKKFFLIAKIMLLVFLLSDYSVALCSELNGEWKYHEGDLLVAEDKAELWLQSAIANDQEWKSFDFPHQPPLSVNTNVVWLTTTLPKGQYISPLLFFTTTEQSFRVYLDKKMIYQYGDLQYKRFSYGMSWHMVALPEEYEGKNLTFQMYSNYPDRLGIFDRMMLDDSVRQTIRLFQYDAMYVVAFPVTIFMILIMICYYLSMHKHYKLHVYAMIFFSFFALWLVAASNTKLLFLNFPVIWWYLLLLSVYSMPIFLNLTVYEVIEDNKKKKIKLVVAYYIVLALIAIIGECIGLSTMNYLLSPFYISGGIVQSYVAYQLAVSAYRGNEDSKVLLIGLMGLPLAALYDGLGAHFRIVPWVTHVTPLGIFAFAFFILRILSYNVRKEQELTDLALNLQDEIAVVTQKSQIDALTKCYNRNKFNEALEKEVALSSHNASPLSMLMIDIDFFKRINDTYGHDIGDEVLIRFTEVIRTKLDKRHIFIRYGGEEFIILCRDSDKEEASQLAELIRRTVEDSILLEDEKITCSIGVSQWRNTGTNNGNFLKRSDLALYAAKNRGRNKVIVEDEI